Proteins encoded within one genomic window of Dyadobacter chenhuakuii:
- a CDS encoding 3-keto-disaccharide hydrolase, giving the protein MKKLILTAFSLATAFAAHAQLQPAKQTPESSELWSPVPRFVTPGKPSTAVSGFTAPSDAIVLFDGKNLDAWVSGKDGKAAAPWTVGDGAMTVAPKSGDIQTKQTFGDYQLHIEWRTPAKVEGNSQGRGNSGIFMQGIYELQVLDSYNNPTYSNGQAGSIYKQTMPLVNATVGPGEWQTYDVVYTAPHFNKDGQMTIPPYITVIHNGVLVQNHTMIQGTTPYVGQPTIEPHGKGPIKLQDHNNTTSFRNIWIREL; this is encoded by the coding sequence ATGAAAAAACTAATCCTAACCGCGTTCAGCCTTGCAACGGCATTTGCTGCACATGCCCAGCTGCAACCTGCTAAGCAAACGCCTGAATCGAGTGAACTTTGGAGCCCGGTTCCCCGCTTTGTAACGCCTGGTAAACCGTCGACGGCTGTTTCCGGTTTTACTGCACCTTCGGACGCAATCGTTTTATTTGATGGAAAAAATCTGGATGCATGGGTTTCAGGCAAAGATGGCAAAGCCGCTGCGCCCTGGACCGTTGGGGACGGAGCAATGACCGTTGCACCCAAATCAGGCGATATACAAACCAAGCAGACTTTCGGAGATTACCAGCTGCACATTGAATGGCGTACACCTGCGAAAGTAGAAGGCAACAGCCAGGGACGTGGTAACAGCGGTATTTTTATGCAGGGCATTTATGAATTGCAGGTTTTGGACAGCTATAACAACCCAACTTACTCCAACGGACAAGCCGGATCTATCTACAAGCAAACCATGCCGCTTGTGAATGCAACCGTAGGGCCAGGTGAATGGCAGACTTATGATGTTGTTTACACAGCGCCGCATTTCAATAAGGATGGTCAAATGACGATTCCTCCATACATTACGGTGATCCATAATGGTGTTTTGGTTCAAAACCACACTATGATCCAGGGAACAACTCCTTACGTAGGCCAGCCAACGATCGAGCCACACGGAAAAGGCCCGATCAAGTTACAGGATCATAACAATACAACGAGTTTCCGCAACATCTGGATCCGCGAGCTGTAA
- a CDS encoding sigma-54-dependent transcriptional regulator, whose amino-acid sequence MAHLLLVEDDTTFSKLLSNFLGKHGHSVKVCSNIKEAREALKSSDTEEPFEVLMLDYRLPDGNSVDFLKALRSEGNRTAAFIMTSFHDVRTAVTAMQIGAFDYITKPVNPEELLMVLREALNKAESTDTKATPKTKVNAKADKQSLEFIEGKSKISKQLYEYVRLVSPTDMSVIIQGESGTGKEHVAKSIHKMSKRSNGPFVAIDCGSLSKELAASELFGHKKGAFTGALQDKIGQFEAADGGTLFLDEIGNLGYDVQIKLLRALQERIIVPIGATQQIKVDVRLIAATNEDLMTSAANGDFREDLYHRLNEFKIEVPALRKRGEDLGIFIQHFVDKANEELGRNVRELSKEVMDVFHKYDWPGNLRELNNVIKRLVLLSKEEVATLSALPAEMITALEDQQKPTGSDLKALQETHEKEMIEKVLQEVRYNKSKAAKLLNIDRKTLYYKIEKYHIE is encoded by the coding sequence ATGGCCCACCTGCTCCTCGTAGAAGACGATACTACATTCTCAAAGCTGCTAAGTAATTTCCTTGGTAAGCATGGCCATTCGGTTAAAGTCTGTTCAAATATCAAAGAAGCAAGAGAAGCACTGAAAAGTAGCGATACCGAAGAACCGTTTGAAGTGTTAATGCTGGATTATCGTCTTCCGGATGGTAATTCGGTCGATTTTCTGAAAGCACTGAGAAGTGAAGGAAACCGTACTGCTGCATTCATCATGACAAGTTTTCACGATGTGCGTACTGCTGTTACAGCCATGCAGATCGGTGCTTTTGATTACATAACCAAGCCGGTTAACCCGGAGGAACTGCTTATGGTACTACGAGAAGCACTTAACAAAGCCGAATCAACAGATACGAAGGCGACTCCAAAAACGAAGGTCAATGCGAAAGCCGATAAGCAATCGCTTGAATTCATCGAAGGGAAAAGCAAGATTTCAAAGCAGCTTTACGAGTATGTTCGATTGGTTTCGCCTACGGATATGTCGGTGATCATCCAGGGGGAAAGTGGTACAGGAAAAGAGCATGTCGCCAAGTCGATCCATAAGATGAGCAAACGTAGTAACGGGCCGTTTGTAGCGATCGATTGCGGGTCATTATCCAAAGAACTGGCTGCGAGCGAACTTTTTGGTCACAAAAAAGGCGCATTTACCGGTGCATTGCAAGATAAGATCGGGCAGTTTGAGGCAGCGGATGGCGGCACATTGTTCCTGGATGAGATCGGTAACCTTGGATATGACGTTCAGATCAAGCTTTTACGCGCTTTGCAGGAGCGTATCATTGTGCCGATAGGCGCTACACAGCAGATTAAGGTAGATGTGCGGTTGATCGCAGCCACCAACGAGGACCTGATGACCAGCGCGGCGAATGGCGATTTCCGTGAAGATCTTTATCATAGATTAAACGAATTTAAGATAGAAGTTCCTGCGCTGAGAAAAAGAGGCGAGGACCTGGGCATATTTATTCAACATTTTGTAGACAAAGCGAACGAGGAACTGGGCAGAAATGTGCGGGAACTGTCCAAAGAAGTAATGGACGTTTTCCATAAATACGACTGGCCGGGGAATTTGCGTGAGCTGAACAATGTCATCAAGCGCCTGGTGTTGCTCTCGAAAGAAGAAGTAGCCACATTAAGCGCGTTGCCTGCAGAAATGATCACCGCTCTGGAAGATCAGCAAAAGCCAACGGGCTCAGATCTGAAAGCTTTGCAGGAAACACATGAAAAGGAGATGATCGAAAAGGTTTTGCAGGAAGTGCGCTACAATAAGAGCAAAGCTGCGAAACTGTTAAACATCGACAGGAAAACGCTTTATTACAAGATAGAAAAATATCATATTGAGTAA
- a CDS encoding c-type cytochrome produces MKKIAQIAFALLATISMLKAQESPKEEDFYKIVTPPIPEGIILEVGGLTTMPNGSLAISTRRGEVWIVDNPTSRTPYFRKFATGLHEILGLAYKEGALYCAQRGELTKLVDKNGDGKADVYETVYAWPLSGHYHEYSFGPKLAPDGSFFVSGNVAFGDEEWWRGESRVPGRGWIFHITNDGKFEPYATGVRSPAGISMLDGELFYTDNQGDWMGTGGIFQVKKGGFMGHPAGLKWAAGTPVKLTEKQFFAERDNRQNKDDKGRAIKPENTGNETPQFLYQLKEKYDMVQLPAVWLPYGVHGVSTSELILDNTQGNFGPFTGQVFVGDQGQSNIMRIVLEKVKGEYQGASIGFRSGFQSGVLRMAFDKDGSMFVGETNRGWGSAGDANQGLQRLVWNGKMPFEMYTVKAQPDGFEIEFTMPVDRKSAEDLDSYNVSSYLYKHYPVYGSPPIDTKEVKVVGVKVSDDAKKVRIVLDGMRQYYVHKIQLEGVRAATNSWSLVHTDAYYTLNNIPDGEKLKVSDLKTTRSGKAAASVAAPEKEHVSPDGKGKATTGKSAAVKVPTFAEVKPLLEKNTCLACHAADKKVVGPSYLDVAKRKYSNEKIVDLIYHPKPENWPDYATPMPPMPQVSKSDAMKIASWINSLAK; encoded by the coding sequence ATGAAAAAAATTGCTCAAATAGCGTTTGCTCTTCTGGCAACGATTTCAATGCTGAAAGCACAGGAATCACCCAAAGAAGAAGACTTTTACAAAATCGTCACCCCGCCCATTCCAGAAGGCATTATCCTTGAAGTGGGTGGATTAACGACCATGCCAAACGGCTCACTGGCCATTTCCACACGCCGCGGAGAGGTTTGGATCGTGGATAACCCGACCAGCCGGACGCCTTATTTCAGAAAGTTCGCGACGGGTCTGCATGAAATTCTTGGCCTTGCTTACAAAGAAGGTGCATTATACTGCGCACAACGCGGCGAGCTGACTAAGCTGGTTGATAAAAACGGCGATGGCAAAGCGGATGTTTACGAAACCGTTTACGCATGGCCATTATCCGGACATTATCATGAATATTCTTTCGGGCCTAAACTGGCACCGGACGGAAGCTTTTTTGTGAGTGGTAACGTGGCTTTTGGTGACGAAGAATGGTGGAGAGGCGAAAGCCGTGTGCCTGGCCGTGGCTGGATCTTTCACATTACCAATGACGGAAAATTCGAACCATATGCAACCGGCGTGCGCTCTCCGGCGGGAATCAGCATGCTCGATGGCGAGCTGTTCTATACAGACAACCAGGGCGACTGGATGGGAACTGGCGGAATTTTTCAGGTTAAAAAAGGAGGGTTCATGGGCCACCCGGCTGGTTTGAAATGGGCTGCCGGCACACCGGTGAAGCTTACAGAAAAGCAATTCTTTGCTGAGCGCGACAACCGCCAGAATAAAGACGACAAAGGACGGGCGATCAAGCCGGAAAACACAGGCAACGAAACGCCGCAGTTCCTTTATCAGCTGAAAGAAAAATATGATATGGTGCAGCTTCCGGCTGTTTGGTTGCCATATGGTGTACACGGAGTTTCTACATCAGAATTGATTTTGGATAATACCCAGGGCAATTTCGGACCATTTACGGGACAGGTTTTCGTGGGCGACCAGGGACAAAGCAACATTATGCGTATTGTTCTGGAAAAAGTAAAAGGCGAATACCAGGGTGCGAGCATTGGTTTCCGCAGCGGTTTCCAGTCGGGCGTTTTGCGTATGGCTTTTGACAAAGACGGTTCTATGTTCGTAGGTGAAACAAACCGCGGATGGGGTTCGGCTGGTGATGCTAACCAGGGTTTGCAGCGCTTGGTATGGAATGGTAAAATGCCGTTTGAAATGTACACAGTGAAGGCTCAGCCGGATGGTTTTGAAATAGAATTCACAATGCCGGTTGATCGTAAATCTGCGGAAGATCTTGATTCTTATAATGTGAGCAGCTATTTGTACAAACATTACCCTGTTTACGGAAGCCCTCCGATCGATACGAAGGAAGTGAAAGTAGTGGGTGTAAAGGTTTCTGATGATGCCAAAAAAGTGAGAATCGTATTGGATGGCATGCGTCAGTATTATGTGCACAAAATCCAGCTGGAAGGCGTTCGTGCTGCTACAAACAGCTGGTCGCTTGTTCATACGGATGCTTACTACACATTGAACAACATTCCTGACGGAGAGAAATTGAAAGTTTCTGACCTGAAAACGACCAGATCAGGAAAAGCGGCTGCTTCGGTTGCTGCACCTGAAAAAGAGCACGTTTCTCCGGATGGAAAAGGCAAAGCAACTACCGGCAAATCCGCAGCCGTGAAAGTGCCTACGTTTGCAGAGGTAAAACCGCTTTTGGAAAAAAATACATGTCTGGCTTGCCACGCTGCCGACAAGAAGGTGGTTGGACCATCTTACCTGGATGTTGCCAAACGCAAATACAGCAATGAAAAGATCGTTGATCTGATCTATCATCCAAAACCTGAAAACTGGCCGGATTATGCAACGCCAATGCCTCCTATGCCGCAGGTTTCGAAGTCTGATGCAATGAAAATTGCTTCATGGATTAATTCCCTTGCAAAATAA
- a CDS encoding Uma2 family endonuclease: MELRSKWDNLAYLQNKMQEYMENGCQLAWLIDRFDEQVFIYNPGKEVKIIKGMGGQLSGDPLFPGFMLDLSLIDQS, translated from the coding sequence ATTGAGTTAAGATCAAAGTGGGATAATCTGGCATACTTACAAAATAAAATGCAGGAATACATGGAAAATGGTTGTCAACTTGCGTGGCTGATTGATCGTTTTGACGAGCAAGTATTTATTTACAATCCTGGTAAAGAAGTAAAGATTATAAAAGGCATGGGTGGCCAACTCTCGGGCGATCCATTATTTCCTGGATTTATGCTCGATCTCTCATTGATCGATCAATCCTAA
- a CDS encoding hybrid sensor histidine kinase/response regulator, which yields MSVLRDLFFLKSVKGKVLLGFLLASLALGTSWIISKEAFEDMLIKLEVMSTPNDKLRLVNKVFKNIIQLNHLQNTRTLKGEEKNEQVLAQSKELIATLDSLSNMSLDDHLQIIRIDSMKSLLNEREKIYGKYVKVRSKLVNNKDLEEEVKSISGLITTKLKPDSTVVKTEKRTTTTTVYTELPDSLQQASEKKGFFNRVFGGSKKAKKNAPPPPAKVVQKQEVNVQVDTITVAQEDSTIEKVGEAVNAIEKSQKIRTTSFVDREQELATAGNSLVQQLLDVMQEVEAEVLKESNLEGSRSKNIVTGSINTLEYIMLGFFFLTAMLSYLIFTDITQSNAYRSQLEEAKEEAEYHSMAKQRFLSNMSHEIRTPLQSIIGYTEALKKDEKPKRQDLETLHSASEHLLHLVNEVLDYSRIISDRFTFEERTFAINPLLNEVVQMLRPTAVSKGLLLQFENGLSPKLYLNGDPFRLRQVLYNLLTNAIKFTESGEVVLRVTGFESDSDLEIEFQISDTGIGLSPEQVQRVFNQFEQADPSISRKYGGTGLGLSIVKALVEGMSGKIKVKSTLGKGTTFFVTTRMKKAETLEIAPEEADNRNYNVVGKVWLVDDDAFILKWCSSVLDRNGIPHTCFSSAEEVLSRPWDPQVKFVLTDMRMPGMNGAELCKRLRQSASGSTKFFVLTAQALPEERKGLLGMGFDGYLMKPFHSNELLELLEASSTKAEVPEKTVTENSATALDFTSLNEMTFGDESLLREILEQFVKDSRKDVSDLDSYIQNNDLDKAQELMHRLAGRTGQIGARELSAKLRQYEVALREDPSKISIAEMQQVVKNAAIVVEQVEERALAYSI from the coding sequence ATGTCCGTTCTTCGTGACCTTTTTTTCCTAAAATCAGTTAAAGGCAAAGTCTTGCTGGGATTTCTGTTGGCGTCGCTGGCATTGGGCACGTCGTGGATTATCAGTAAAGAAGCATTTGAAGATATGCTGATCAAGCTGGAAGTAATGTCTACGCCGAATGATAAGCTTCGGCTGGTCAATAAAGTTTTTAAAAACATCATTCAGCTCAACCATTTACAAAACACACGCACATTAAAAGGGGAAGAAAAAAACGAGCAGGTTTTAGCGCAATCCAAAGAGCTGATTGCAACACTGGATTCGCTGAGCAATATGAGCCTGGACGACCACCTTCAGATCATTCGCATTGACTCTATGAAAAGCCTGCTGAATGAGCGGGAAAAAATTTACGGAAAGTATGTCAAGGTCCGATCCAAGCTGGTGAATAACAAGGATCTGGAAGAAGAAGTAAAATCCATTTCCGGGCTGATCACTACAAAACTGAAACCGGATAGCACGGTTGTAAAAACGGAAAAACGAACGACTACGACGACCGTTTACACGGAGTTACCTGACTCTTTACAACAAGCCAGCGAGAAAAAAGGATTTTTTAACCGGGTATTTGGCGGTTCGAAAAAAGCAAAGAAAAACGCCCCTCCGCCACCCGCGAAAGTGGTACAGAAACAGGAAGTGAATGTTCAGGTCGATACAATAACTGTTGCACAGGAGGATAGCACCATTGAAAAAGTGGGCGAAGCGGTGAACGCCATTGAAAAATCACAAAAAATCCGAACAACCAGCTTTGTAGACCGGGAGCAGGAACTTGCCACAGCAGGTAATTCACTAGTGCAGCAATTGTTGGATGTAATGCAGGAAGTGGAAGCAGAAGTGCTGAAAGAATCCAATCTGGAAGGTTCCAGGTCGAAAAACATTGTGACCGGCAGCATTAATACATTGGAGTATATCATGCTGGGATTCTTTTTCCTGACTGCGATGCTCTCCTATCTCATTTTTACGGACATTACCCAAAGCAACGCCTATCGCAGCCAGCTCGAAGAAGCCAAAGAGGAAGCCGAATATCACAGCATGGCCAAACAGCGGTTTTTATCCAATATGAGCCATGAGATACGCACGCCGCTGCAATCCATTATAGGTTATACCGAAGCATTAAAAAAGGACGAAAAACCGAAGCGACAGGATCTGGAAACGTTGCATTCGGCGTCAGAGCACCTGCTGCATCTGGTCAATGAAGTCCTGGATTACAGCCGCATTATCTCGGATCGGTTTACTTTTGAGGAACGGACTTTCGCTATTAATCCCTTGCTCAATGAAGTTGTTCAGATGCTGCGGCCAACGGCGGTTTCGAAAGGACTTTTATTGCAATTTGAAAATGGGCTTTCTCCAAAACTCTATCTAAACGGCGATCCGTTCAGGCTGCGTCAGGTCCTTTACAACCTTCTTACAAACGCTATCAAGTTCACCGAAAGCGGCGAGGTCGTATTGCGGGTTACGGGTTTTGAGAGTGACAGCGATCTTGAAATTGAATTTCAGATCTCGGATACCGGCATTGGCCTATCGCCGGAACAAGTTCAGCGCGTGTTTAACCAATTTGAACAGGCCGATCCTTCCATATCACGTAAATATGGCGGCACAGGTCTGGGCCTTAGCATTGTAAAGGCTTTGGTTGAAGGCATGTCGGGCAAGATTAAAGTCAAAAGCACACTCGGGAAGGGCACGACTTTTTTTGTAACCACCCGTATGAAAAAAGCTGAAACATTGGAAATAGCGCCCGAGGAAGCGGACAACAGAAATTATAATGTGGTCGGAAAAGTATGGCTCGTCGACGATGATGCCTTTATCCTGAAATGGTGTTCGTCCGTTTTGGACAGGAACGGCATTCCGCATACATGTTTTTCATCAGCAGAGGAGGTTTTGAGCCGTCCGTGGGATCCGCAGGTGAAGTTTGTACTTACAGACATGCGTATGCCTGGCATGAACGGCGCAGAACTTTGCAAACGCCTCCGCCAATCTGCTTCCGGGAGCACCAAATTCTTCGTACTAACCGCGCAAGCGCTTCCTGAGGAGCGAAAAGGCTTGCTAGGGATGGGATTTGACGGTTATCTGATGAAACCTTTCCATTCCAATGAACTGCTGGAATTACTGGAAGCCTCGTCCACAAAAGCCGAAGTTCCGGAAAAAACCGTAACCGAAAACTCCGCAACGGCGCTTGATTTCACATCATTGAATGAAATGACTTTTGGTGATGAAAGTCTGCTCAGGGAAATCCTGGAACAATTTGTAAAGGATTCGAGAAAGGATGTAAGCGATCTGGACAGTTACATCCAAAACAACGACCTGGACAAAGCGCAGGAACTCATGCATCGCCTGGCCGGCCGCACGGGGCAAATAGGCGCCCGCGAGCTTTCGGCCAAGCTCCGTCAATATGAAGTCGCTTTACGGGAAGACCCTTCTAAAATTTCAATCGCGGAAATGCAGCAGGTTGTGAAAAACGCTGCCATTGTGGTTGAGCAGGTTGAGGAAAGGGCCCTGGCTTACTCAATATGA
- a CDS encoding family 16 glycoside hydrolase, with the protein MFRINRSLFQLLAGGIAAFAMQSAYAQQPIPLNDLSAFTTKSDNWKIVGNAAADISKENVLITTPGKGVLACTHEKGKYGNQYELISNFKHGDLDIELDFMLTKGSNSGIYLQGNYEVQLFDSWGKKTAKYNDNGGIYERWNDSKPEGEKGYEGYAPRFNVAKAPGLWQNIKISYQAPRFDANGKKTANAVFLSIVLNGVTIHENVEVSGPTRGSLTGEDVAMGPIRIQGDHGSLAIKNIVINNFDKKPGTLSELTYKTYYGALSETEDLSKMTAAETGKAEALSWEILKENNNYSYVYTGRYNAATDGDYNFKLQASGNSYLKIDGKYVIDAQWKSNNEFREGKVNLKAGDHTIEIFNNKKDGWMRPVLGLWVSGPGFREIAYHTKSSAMAGGVNDPILISAGTNNVTRSFMDFKKGKEKRQRVVHAVSVGSPSNLHYTYDLDKGAVLQVWRGEFLDATPMWHDRGDGSSRPRGSVTLLGNDMVLGKSAKGKWQADTTGSGYRPKGYVLDDQDVPTFQYQAFGSAVTDYISVVNNQYFERIIKVNNPSKDLVARLADGSNIEKVADGLYAVDNKSYYIQLADKSVKPEIRSADGAQELLVPVTNGEVKYSILF; encoded by the coding sequence ATGTTTAGAATTAACCGTTCTCTTTTCCAACTTCTTGCAGGTGGGATTGCTGCATTTGCTATGCAATCCGCTTATGCACAGCAGCCTATCCCTTTAAACGACCTGAGTGCGTTCACTACCAAATCCGACAACTGGAAGATCGTCGGTAATGCAGCAGCTGATATTTCCAAAGAAAATGTACTGATCACGACACCCGGGAAAGGTGTGCTGGCTTGTACACACGAAAAAGGAAAATACGGCAACCAATATGAACTGATCTCCAATTTCAAGCACGGCGATCTGGACATTGAGCTTGATTTTATGCTGACCAAAGGATCTAATTCCGGAATCTACTTGCAAGGCAACTACGAAGTGCAGCTTTTTGACAGCTGGGGTAAAAAAACAGCCAAGTACAATGATAACGGCGGAATTTACGAGCGCTGGAATGATTCAAAACCCGAAGGCGAAAAAGGTTATGAAGGTTATGCGCCGCGTTTCAATGTGGCCAAAGCACCCGGATTATGGCAAAACATTAAGATTTCCTATCAGGCGCCCCGCTTTGATGCAAACGGAAAAAAAACCGCCAATGCAGTATTTCTTTCAATCGTGCTGAATGGCGTTACGATCCATGAAAATGTAGAAGTAAGCGGCCCTACCCGCGGTTCATTAACCGGCGAAGATGTGGCGATGGGCCCGATCCGCATTCAGGGTGACCACGGATCATTGGCTATCAAGAACATTGTGATCAATAATTTTGATAAAAAGCCGGGAACGTTATCGGAGCTGACTTACAAGACTTACTATGGTGCTTTGTCCGAAACAGAGGACCTTTCTAAAATGACAGCCGCTGAGACAGGCAAAGCAGAAGCGTTGAGTTGGGAAATACTGAAAGAGAATAATAATTACTCTTACGTATATACTGGCCGCTACAATGCTGCTACGGATGGCGATTACAACTTCAAGTTACAGGCTTCCGGAAATTCATACTTGAAGATCGACGGAAAATATGTGATCGATGCTCAATGGAAGTCCAACAACGAATTCCGTGAGGGAAAAGTGAATCTGAAAGCGGGTGACCATACCATTGAAATATTCAATAACAAAAAAGATGGCTGGATGCGCCCGGTTCTTGGTCTTTGGGTGAGCGGACCTGGTTTCAGGGAAATTGCTTACCATACCAAAAGCTCTGCCATGGCTGGTGGCGTTAATGACCCGATCCTGATCTCTGCCGGAACAAACAATGTTACCCGGAGCTTTATGGATTTCAAAAAAGGCAAAGAAAAAAGACAGCGTGTGGTGCATGCAGTTTCGGTGGGAAGCCCTTCTAATCTGCATTACACTTACGACCTGGACAAAGGTGCAGTTTTGCAGGTTTGGCGCGGTGAATTCCTGGATGCAACGCCGATGTGGCACGACCGCGGCGACGGATCTTCCCGTCCAAGAGGAAGCGTGACGCTATTGGGCAATGATATGGTCCTTGGCAAATCGGCAAAAGGAAAATGGCAGGCCGACACAACCGGCAGCGGTTACCGCCCGAAAGGCTATGTTCTGGACGACCAGGACGTTCCTACTTTCCAGTATCAGGCATTTGGATCGGCTGTAACAGATTACATTTCCGTAGTGAATAACCAATATTTCGAGCGAATTATTAAAGTAAACAATCCTTCGAAAGACCTGGTTGCCAGACTGGCTGACGGATCGAACATTGAAAAAGTGGCAGACGGACTTTATGCAGTTGACAACAAGTCGTACTACATTCAACTGGCTGATAAAAGTGTTAAACCTGAGATCAGAAGCGCTGACGGCGCGCAGGAATTATTGGTGCCGGTTACAAATGGTGAAGTGAAATATTCGATCCTGTTCTGA
- the glgP gene encoding alpha-glucan family phosphorylase, whose product MSQQTFSVPYKHPFSPDNKYKKSVVYFSMEFAVDQALKIYSGGLGFLAGSHMRSVYALKQNLIGVGMLWKYGYYDQGKTKDGSMQPEFHEKMYSFLVDTKIRFQIPIMGKDVWIAAYYLPPDVFQSAPLFLLTTDTDGNDDTTRAISYSLYDADVTYKVAQCMVLGIGGARLLEELSYEPQVYHFNEAHGVSGIFHLFKKLKKVAEVKKRVVFTTHTPEEAGNEKHDIHFLENLGFFSGLDLDTVRKISNIKGDTFNHSLAALSMSRKANGVSKLHGEVSRNMWKSHKNIADIGHITNAQNNTYWVDSELESARIAKDSQRISARKKELKRVLFKTVADQCGKIFDPNVLTIVWARRFAAYKRPDMLIWDLERFKKIMENKEQPVQVIWAGKPYPKDEGAIDTFNKLFYTSHHYSNMAVLTGYELALSKLLKDGSDVWLNTPVVTREASGTSGMTAAMNASLNLSTFDGWICEFSKDGENSFLLPVAEGDDINKQDCDNLMQKLETSVIPTYYANQSKWQQMVLNSMNDVSIEFNSDRMAREYYEKLY is encoded by the coding sequence ATGTCACAACAAACATTTTCAGTTCCTTATAAGCATCCATTTAGTCCGGATAACAAATACAAAAAATCAGTTGTTTATTTCTCAATGGAGTTCGCCGTTGATCAGGCGCTGAAAATCTATTCAGGTGGTCTGGGTTTCCTTGCAGGCTCTCACATGCGCAGCGTATATGCGTTGAAGCAAAACCTTATAGGCGTAGGAATGCTCTGGAAATACGGTTATTACGATCAGGGCAAGACAAAGGACGGCAGTATGCAGCCTGAGTTTCATGAGAAAATGTATTCATTTCTGGTAGATACAAAAATCCGCTTTCAGATTCCGATCATGGGCAAGGATGTCTGGATTGCAGCGTATTATCTGCCACCGGATGTTTTTCAATCTGCCCCGTTATTTCTGCTAACCACGGACACCGACGGCAACGACGATACCACGCGGGCAATCAGCTATTCCTTATACGATGCGGATGTAACCTACAAAGTGGCGCAGTGCATGGTGCTGGGCATCGGCGGAGCGCGTCTTCTGGAGGAACTGAGCTATGAACCGCAGGTGTATCATTTTAATGAAGCGCACGGCGTTTCGGGGATTTTTCATTTATTCAAGAAACTCAAAAAAGTGGCTGAGGTGAAGAAGCGCGTTGTTTTTACAACGCACACTCCCGAGGAAGCAGGAAATGAAAAGCACGACATTCACTTTCTCGAAAATCTCGGATTTTTCTCAGGTCTGGATCTGGACACGGTCCGGAAAATCAGTAACATAAAAGGCGACACATTCAACCACTCGCTGGCCGCATTAAGCATGAGCAGAAAGGCCAATGGTGTCTCCAAGCTCCACGGCGAAGTGTCACGAAACATGTGGAAATCACATAAGAACATTGCAGATATCGGCCACATTACGAATGCGCAGAACAACACCTACTGGGTTGATAGCGAGTTGGAAAGCGCACGGATAGCAAAGGATTCACAAAGGATTTCTGCCCGAAAAAAAGAGCTGAAAAGGGTTTTGTTCAAAACGGTGGCTGATCAATGCGGTAAAATATTCGACCCCAATGTGCTGACCATTGTCTGGGCCCGCAGATTTGCAGCTTATAAAAGGCCGGATATGCTTATCTGGGACTTGGAACGCTTCAAGAAAATCATGGAAAATAAGGAACAGCCCGTGCAGGTGATCTGGGCCGGAAAGCCTTACCCGAAGGATGAGGGCGCGATTGACACTTTCAACAAGCTGTTTTATACAAGCCATCATTATTCCAATATGGCGGTGCTAACGGGTTACGAGCTGGCACTTTCCAAGTTGCTGAAAGACGGCTCGGATGTATGGCTTAATACACCTGTCGTTACCCGTGAGGCTTCGGGGACCAGCGGAATGACAGCGGCTATGAACGCTTCCCTGAACCTGTCGACATTTGACGGCTGGATTTGCGAGTTTTCGAAGGATGGTGAGAATTCATTTCTGCTGCCCGTGGCAGAAGGGGATGATATCAACAAGCAGGATTGCGATAATCTCATGCAAAAGCTGGAAACATCGGTCATTCCAACTTACTATGCCAACCAATCAAAATGGCAGCAGATGGTGCTCAACAGCATGAACGATGTCAGCATAGAATTCAACTCCGACCGCATGGCGCGGGAGTATTATGAAAAGCTTTATTAA